One stretch of Gemmatimonadota bacterium DNA includes these proteins:
- a CDS encoding FliA/WhiG family RNA polymerase sigma factor translates to MMGPYADSGSLSDLERNREVEKHLNLVYHVARKLSRKLGGDIEFEELVSAGTLGLIDALEKFDADRGHAFSTFAVPRIRGAILDEVRRLDPVPRSIRDKQRQIEGAQAALEQQLERAPSDLETASEMGVDADTLFRWRSETEHTLQVSIDSPGPEGDSAAGRPQRDLLVDEGAEGADESVDREQRHAVLLRELEGLEPQERTVLALYYYEELKLREIGDVLGLTVSRISQIRTAALAKLRTRLSFA, encoded by the coding sequence ATGATGGGACCGTACGCCGATTCCGGTTCGCTGTCCGACCTGGAGCGGAACCGTGAGGTCGAGAAGCACCTCAACCTCGTCTACCACGTGGCGCGCAAGCTGAGCCGCAAGCTGGGAGGCGACATCGAGTTCGAGGAGCTGGTCAGCGCCGGCACGCTGGGGCTGATCGACGCGCTCGAGAAGTTCGACGCCGACCGGGGGCACGCCTTCAGCACGTTCGCGGTGCCCCGCATCCGCGGCGCCATCCTGGACGAAGTGCGCAGGCTCGACCCCGTCCCGCGGTCGATCCGCGACAAGCAGCGCCAGATCGAAGGCGCGCAGGCCGCGCTCGAGCAGCAACTGGAGCGCGCGCCCTCCGACCTCGAGACCGCGAGCGAGATGGGTGTCGATGCGGACACGCTCTTCCGTTGGCGCTCCGAGACCGAGCACACCCTGCAGGTGTCCATCGACAGTCCGGGGCCGGAAGGGGACAGCGCAGCCGGCCGCCCCCAGCGCGACCTGCTCGTGGACGAGGGCGCGGAGGGCGCGGACGAGAGCGTCGACCGCGAACAGCGTCACGCCGTGCTGCTCCGAGAGCTGGAAGGCCTGGAGCCACAGGAGCGCACCGTGCTGGCGCTCTACTACTACGAAGAGCTGAAGCTGCGCGAGATCGGGGACGTCCTCGGTCTGACCGTCTCGCGCATCTCGCAGATCCGCACGGCCGCGCTGGCCAAGCTGCGGACCCGCCTCTCCTTCGCCTGA
- a CDS encoding FliM/FliN family flagellar motor switch protein — protein MSAEAVVDERPEDAAPEEGDLLRYDFKSPLKAGLPRQGEVLELMGEFAAEFEAWLGSRFRESVRVSINGIELAPFRIVRERLPKPCYTYLYTVNEAADRVALLTLSPDFFFSGIERLMGGGGTPALIQRAASELEIRAMGLVITRLLADFTRTWREHVPLSFGPLAFESAPELMSIATREDRYFGVQLTVRGEAWEGQADVWLPTQAMDEYLAASPDEVVQPRVDPAIQQDHDNVRRTLMGAHVEVSARLPAFGVSLGTLARLTEGMVLPTRLSTDAPIELWIGGQRRFLGSPGRSGKSLAVRVTGPAPAGGGGKNPQT, from the coding sequence ATGAGCGCCGAAGCCGTCGTCGACGAGCGCCCGGAGGATGCGGCCCCCGAGGAGGGCGATCTCCTCCGCTACGACTTCAAGAGTCCGCTCAAGGCCGGTCTCCCGCGCCAGGGTGAGGTCCTCGAGCTCATGGGCGAGTTCGCGGCCGAGTTCGAGGCCTGGCTGGGCTCGCGCTTCCGCGAGTCGGTGCGCGTCTCAATCAACGGCATCGAGCTGGCCCCGTTCCGCATCGTGCGGGAACGGCTACCCAAGCCCTGCTACACCTACCTCTACACGGTCAACGAAGCCGCCGACCGCGTGGCGCTGCTCACGCTGTCGCCGGACTTCTTCTTCTCGGGCATCGAGCGCCTCATGGGAGGCGGAGGCACCCCGGCCCTGATCCAGCGCGCCGCCAGCGAGCTGGAGATCCGGGCCATGGGGCTCGTGATCACGCGCCTGCTCGCCGACTTCACGCGCACCTGGCGCGAGCACGTCCCGCTGAGCTTCGGGCCGCTCGCGTTCGAGTCGGCACCGGAGCTGATGTCGATCGCGACCCGCGAGGATCGCTACTTCGGCGTGCAGCTCACGGTGCGCGGGGAAGCCTGGGAGGGCCAGGCCGACGTCTGGCTGCCCACGCAGGCCATGGACGAATACCTGGCGGCCAGTCCCGACGAGGTGGTGCAGCCCCGCGTGGATCCGGCCATCCAGCAGGACCACGACAACGTGCGCCGCACCCTCATGGGCGCGCACGTGGAGGTGAGCGCCCGGCTCCCGGCGTTCGGGGTTTCGCTCGGCACGCTCGCCCGTCTCACCGAGGGCATGGTCCTGCCGACGCGACTGTCCACCGACGCGCCGATCGAGCTGTGGATCGGCGGACAACGCCGCTTCCTCGGTAGCCCCGGCCGCTCGGGCAAGTCCCTCGCCGTACGCGTCACCGGACCCGCCCCGGCGGGCGGCGGTGGCAAGAACCCACAGACCTGA
- the fliQ gene encoding flagellar biosynthesis protein FliQ, protein MTPSLAIDLARDAVLQALLVAAPMLLVAVGVSLAVSVFQAVTQIQDQTLSFVPKLLAAVGTLIVGLSWMLQTLVNYTAELFRSIPNLG, encoded by the coding sequence ATGACGCCTTCGCTCGCGATCGACCTGGCGCGCGACGCCGTGCTGCAGGCGCTGCTGGTGGCAGCTCCCATGCTGCTCGTGGCCGTCGGCGTCAGCCTGGCGGTGAGCGTCTTCCAGGCCGTCACCCAGATCCAGGACCAGACCCTGTCCTTCGTGCCCAAGCTGCTGGCGGCCGTCGGCACGCTGATCGTCGGGCTCTCCTGGATGCTGCAGACGCTCGTCAACTACACGGCCGAGCTCTTCCGCTCGATCCCGAACCTCGGCTGA
- a CDS encoding flagellar hook protein FlgE: MLRSFFAGVTGLRNHQFRMDAIGNNIANVNTLGYKGTRVTFKDAFSQLFQGASRPGGLAGQGGFGTDPIQVGLGVTVGSADMMYTQGNLQNTGVNTDLAIQGDALFIVSDGQQQFYTRAGNFQFDALGRLVSSSNGYIVQGRNATNGVLSPVVGDIQLPIGQKVAAQETLVAELGGNLDAGAAAGDTRESSITVYDSLGLPHEMRVTFTKTANANEWDFAITVTDGAIVSGDTGTLTFDANGALIGPENTPLVFTPTNTAVNQTVDVQFGTTGSIQGLSQFSSASTAVVRRQDGYTMGELLSIAIDASGTITGAFSNGTAQVLAQVGLANFANPGGLLRQGDNLFTETANSGSAIIGFAGQGSESSIAPGTLEMSNVDLSEQFTDMITTQRGFQSIARVITTSDEMLQELVNLKR; encoded by the coding sequence ATGTTGAGGTCGTTCTTCGCGGGGGTCACCGGCCTCCGCAACCACCAGTTCCGGATGGACGCCATCGGGAACAACATCGCGAACGTCAACACGCTCGGGTACAAGGGCACGCGCGTGACGTTCAAGGACGCGTTCTCGCAGCTCTTCCAGGGCGCGAGCCGTCCCGGCGGCCTGGCCGGCCAGGGCGGGTTCGGGACCGACCCCATCCAGGTCGGTCTCGGCGTCACCGTCGGCAGCGCCGACATGATGTACACGCAGGGCAACCTGCAGAACACCGGCGTCAACACCGACCTGGCCATCCAGGGTGACGCCCTGTTCATAGTATCGGACGGGCAGCAGCAGTTCTACACCCGCGCGGGCAACTTCCAGTTCGACGCGCTCGGACGTCTGGTCAGCTCGTCCAACGGCTACATCGTGCAGGGTCGCAACGCCACGAACGGAGTGCTCTCCCCGGTGGTGGGGGACATCCAGCTCCCGATCGGCCAGAAGGTGGCCGCGCAGGAGACGCTGGTGGCCGAGCTGGGCGGCAACCTGGACGCGGGCGCCGCGGCCGGCGATACGCGTGAGTCGTCGATCACGGTCTACGACTCGCTGGGCCTCCCCCACGAGATGCGCGTGACGTTCACCAAGACGGCGAATGCCAACGAGTGGGACTTCGCCATCACCGTGACCGACGGCGCCATCGTGTCCGGCGACACCGGCACCCTGACCTTCGATGCCAACGGTGCCCTGATCGGGCCGGAGAACACTCCCCTGGTGTTCACGCCCACCAACACTGCGGTCAACCAGACGGTCGACGTGCAGTTCGGCACCACGGGCAGCATCCAGGGCCTGTCGCAGTTCTCGTCCGCGTCCACCGCGGTGGTGCGGCGGCAGGACGGCTACACGATGGGTGAGCTGCTGTCGATCGCGATCGACGCCAGCGGCACCATCACGGGTGCGTTCAGCAACGGGACGGCCCAGGTGCTGGCCCAGGTGGGCCTGGCCAACTTCGCCAACCCGGGCGGTCTGCTGCGCCAGGGTGACAACCTGTTCACCGAGACGGCCAACTCCGGTTCGGCCATCATCGGGTTCGCGGGCCAGGGGAGCGAGTCGTCCATCGCCCCCGGCACGCTCGAGATGTCGAACGTGGACCTGTCCGAGCAGTTCACGGACATGATCACCACGCAGCGCGGCTTCCAGTCGATCGCGCGGGTAATCACCACGTCGGACGAGATGCTCCAGGAGCTGGTCAACCTGAAGAGGTAA
- the flhA gene encoding flagellar biosynthesis protein FlhA, whose amino-acid sequence MSAGSAIRMIDQGSWKHAEVGLAGAVVAIIALLVVPLPPVVLDLLLVLSIAASLVVLLVALETRRALDFSVFPAMLLLFTLYRLALNVSSTRLILGRGEAGKVIDAFGNFVIGGNYAVGVVIFLILIAINFVVITKGAGRVAEVAARFTLDAMPGRQMSIDGDLSAGLIDDVEAKRRREEISREADFYGAMDGAAKFVRGDAIAGLLITAINIVGGLFIGVAQRGMPVGRALTEYTLLTVGDGLVSQVPALIVSTAAGIMVTRSAGGLQMGDEVADQLSTHPNAIWMAAGVLAVMGLIPGLPTLPFFALAGGTAAVARLAQERRSDKEKAAQVGQEKKPAKTEPENPVRELLQLDRVELEVGYALISLVDPKSGGDLLDRISLLRKQAAQEIGFLIPPVRIRDNVSLPPDGYAVRIRGAEVARGEVMPRQLLALDTGNASPIEGVETIDPSFGLPARWIAPSARQTAELRGYTVVEPSTVVATHLMEILKRHASDLLTRQDVQEMVDTLKELYPALVENVVPERVPLGTLHRVLQRLLRERVPIRDLVTILETLADAAEVSKDPEILTERVRYALAKVIGDQYADEKGRVRGITVGPRLEASLMRLFSPRDGNAGALLDPDTLTRLLSQLDRLARTPGGDHPLIAPPGLRVGIRRLIEPVLPQVPVVSLSELPPQLTVNSIATWELPDAA is encoded by the coding sequence ATGAGCGCCGGTTCCGCCATCCGCATGATCGACCAGGGTTCCTGGAAGCACGCCGAGGTGGGCCTGGCCGGCGCCGTGGTGGCCATCATCGCGCTGCTGGTGGTGCCGCTGCCGCCGGTCGTGCTCGACCTGCTGCTGGTCCTGTCCATCGCGGCCTCGCTGGTCGTGCTGCTGGTTGCGCTGGAGACGCGCCGCGCGCTCGACTTCAGTGTCTTCCCCGCGATGCTGTTGCTGTTCACGCTGTACCGGCTGGCCCTCAACGTCTCCAGCACCCGGCTGATCCTGGGGCGGGGCGAGGCGGGGAAGGTCATCGACGCGTTCGGTAACTTCGTGATCGGCGGCAACTACGCGGTCGGCGTGGTGATCTTCCTCATCCTGATCGCCATCAACTTCGTGGTGATCACCAAGGGTGCGGGCCGTGTGGCCGAAGTGGCCGCGCGCTTCACGCTGGACGCGATGCCGGGACGCCAGATGAGCATCGACGGGGATCTCTCCGCCGGCCTCATCGACGACGTGGAGGCCAAGCGGCGCCGCGAGGAGATCTCGCGGGAAGCGGACTTCTACGGCGCCATGGACGGTGCCGCCAAGTTCGTGCGCGGGGACGCGATCGCGGGGCTGCTCATCACCGCCATCAACATCGTGGGCGGCCTGTTCATCGGGGTGGCCCAGCGCGGGATGCCCGTGGGACGGGCGCTGACCGAATACACGCTGCTCACGGTCGGCGACGGCCTCGTGTCGCAGGTGCCGGCCCTGATCGTCAGCACGGCCGCGGGCATCATGGTCACCCGCAGCGCGGGTGGCCTGCAGATGGGCGACGAGGTGGCCGATCAGCTCAGCACCCACCCCAACGCCATCTGGATGGCGGCGGGCGTGCTGGCCGTGATGGGCCTCATCCCGGGACTGCCGACCCTGCCGTTCTTCGCCCTGGCGGGTGGGACGGCCGCGGTGGCCCGGCTCGCCCAGGAGCGGCGCTCCGACAAGGAGAAGGCCGCGCAGGTCGGACAGGAGAAGAAGCCCGCCAAGACCGAGCCGGAGAACCCCGTGCGGGAGCTCCTGCAGCTCGACCGGGTGGAGCTGGAGGTCGGCTACGCGCTGATCAGCCTCGTGGATCCGAAGAGCGGTGGCGACCTTCTGGACCGCATCAGCCTGCTGCGCAAGCAGGCGGCCCAGGAGATCGGCTTCCTCATCCCGCCCGTGCGGATCCGCGACAACGTCTCCCTGCCGCCCGACGGGTATGCGGTGCGCATCCGCGGCGCCGAGGTGGCCAGAGGCGAGGTCATGCCGCGGCAGCTCCTCGCGCTCGACACCGGCAACGCCAGCCCCATCGAAGGCGTCGAGACCATCGACCCGAGCTTCGGGCTGCCGGCCCGCTGGATCGCGCCCAGCGCGCGTCAGACCGCCGAGTTGCGCGGCTACACGGTGGTAGAGCCGTCCACCGTCGTGGCCACGCACCTGATGGAGATCCTCAAGCGCCACGCCTCCGACCTCCTGACCCGTCAGGACGTGCAGGAGATGGTGGACACGTTGAAGGAGCTCTACCCGGCCCTGGTGGAGAACGTGGTGCCGGAGCGCGTGCCGCTGGGCACGCTGCACCGGGTGCTCCAACGGCTGCTGCGCGAGCGGGTCCCGATCCGCGACCTGGTGACCATCCTGGAGACGCTCGCCGATGCCGCCGAGGTCTCGAAGGATCCGGAGATCCTCACCGAACGGGTCCGCTACGCGTTGGCGAAGGTCATCGGCGATCAGTACGCCGACGAGAAGGGGCGCGTGCGCGGGATCACCGTCGGACCGCGGCTCGAAGCCTCGCTCATGCGGCTGTTCAGCCCCCGCGACGGGAACGCCGGCGCCCTGCTCGATCCCGACACGCTCACCCGCCTGCTCAGCCAGCTCGATCGGTTGGCGCGCACGCCGGGGGGCGACCACCCGCTGATCGCTCCGCCCGGCCTCCGGGTGGGCATCCGCCGTCTCATCGAACCGGTGCTGCCACAGGTGCCGGTGGTCTCGCTGTCCGAGCTGCCTCCGCAGCTCACCGTGAACTCGATCGCGACCTGGGAGCTTCCCGATGCAGCTTGA
- the fliN gene encoding flagellar motor switch protein FliN — translation MTDPTPSPSAPPAKPAAAPAPEAAPHDFAEIKNGHATGGEAHLSVLYDLDMPVSVELGRTSMSVRDLLHLSRGAVVQLDRLAGEPVDVFVGDRKLAEGEVVVLGEHFGVRLTRVIAGAAAGMGPA, via the coding sequence GTGACCGATCCGACGCCGTCCCCGTCCGCGCCTCCGGCCAAGCCGGCCGCGGCTCCCGCCCCCGAAGCGGCTCCGCACGACTTCGCCGAGATCAAGAACGGCCATGCCACCGGTGGCGAAGCCCACCTGTCGGTGCTCTACGACCTGGACATGCCGGTCTCGGTGGAGCTGGGTCGGACCTCCATGAGCGTGCGGGATCTGCTGCACCTCTCGCGGGGCGCCGTGGTGCAGCTCGATCGACTCGCGGGCGAGCCGGTCGACGTGTTCGTCGGCGATCGCAAGCTGGCCGAAGGCGAGGTGGTGGTGCTGGGTGAGCATTTCGGTGTGCGGCTCACGCGGGTGATCGCCGGCGCGGCCGCTGGGATGGGGCCCGCGTGA
- the fliR gene encoding flagellar biosynthetic protein FliR — protein MDSGFLPPALAGLAPGLLLAARVGGVVLVAPVYSARVVPARIRAALVILFTILLLPTTVTAEGARFGLATLLEETLIGVLVGLGAAVFVGAAEAAGEWLAVQIGLSGATTLDPTSSISTPTLGQLLNLTVTVLLLTMGGHLVMLEALSATTDIAPLGSGFAAARGLGMTLTAGTTLFAMGMRLAAPVVAVVLIANAALGVLARTAPQVNLLLVAFPVQIGIGLLVLALTLPLAATTFSGWTGDYEALLGRVFGPLPR, from the coding sequence ATGGATTCCGGCTTCCTTCCTCCCGCGCTCGCCGGCCTGGCGCCGGGGCTGCTGCTCGCGGCCCGGGTGGGCGGCGTGGTGCTGGTGGCGCCGGTCTACTCGGCGCGCGTGGTGCCGGCGCGGATCCGCGCCGCGCTCGTCATCCTGTTCACCATCCTGCTGCTGCCCACCACCGTCACCGCCGAGGGCGCCCGCTTCGGGCTGGCTACCCTGCTGGAGGAGACGCTGATCGGCGTCCTGGTGGGCCTGGGCGCCGCGGTGTTCGTGGGGGCAGCCGAGGCGGCCGGTGAATGGCTGGCGGTGCAGATCGGCTTGTCCGGCGCCACCACGCTGGACCCGACGTCCTCCATCTCCACGCCCACGCTCGGTCAGCTCCTGAACCTCACCGTGACGGTGCTGCTCCTCACGATGGGGGGGCACCTGGTGATGCTGGAGGCGTTGAGCGCCACCACCGACATCGCGCCCCTGGGATCGGGCTTCGCGGCCGCGCGCGGTCTCGGCATGACGCTGACCGCCGGCACCACCCTCTTCGCGATGGGGATGCGCCTGGCCGCGCCCGTCGTGGCCGTGGTGCTCATCGCCAACGCCGCGCTGGGCGTGCTGGCCCGCACCGCTCCGCAGGTCAACCTGCTGCTCGTCGCCTTCCCGGTGCAGATCGGGATCGGTCTGCTCGTCCTCGCGCTCACGCTGCCCCTGGCCGCCACCACCTTCTCGGGGTGGACCGGCGACTACGAGGCGCTGCTGGGCCGCGTCTTCGGCCCCCTGCCCCGCTAG
- a CDS encoding EscU/YscU/HrcU family type III secretion system export apparatus switch protein → MADDQERTEQATPKRREDAHRKGQVPRSRELPTALLLLAGAVITGPMAEAMGRGLVDLTGYTLANPAVFPSDVPNVAVWLRSILTEMVMLLAAPLALAVLVTGGTGALQARGVLTFEPLKPQWERLSPAKNAKRILGVQAVAELAKSVLKLGIVGLVGWRTLRGSTEDIFALAQQSPLGLLAVIREYVPRLLLSTGLVFLLLALADYGFQVWQHEKQLRMSREEIRRERKEAEGDPMVKTRMRAMARAMTRNRMIAKASEADVVVTNPTHIAVALKYDPEVAPAPIVLAMGQRKVAQRIKQIALDAGVPVVENKPLARGLFASAKVGSVIPAELYVAVAEVLAFIFHQRQRARSEQYRRSTRRPEA, encoded by the coding sequence ATGGCCGACGATCAGGAACGCACAGAGCAAGCGACACCCAAGCGGCGGGAAGACGCCCACCGCAAGGGGCAGGTGCCGCGTAGCCGCGAGCTGCCCACCGCCTTGCTGCTCCTCGCCGGCGCGGTGATCACCGGACCCATGGCCGAGGCGATGGGGCGGGGCCTCGTGGACCTGACCGGCTACACGCTGGCCAACCCGGCGGTGTTCCCGTCCGACGTGCCGAACGTGGCGGTGTGGCTGCGCTCGATCCTGACCGAGATGGTGATGCTCCTGGCTGCGCCCCTCGCCCTCGCCGTGCTGGTCACCGGGGGCACCGGGGCGCTGCAGGCCCGCGGCGTCCTCACCTTCGAGCCGCTGAAGCCGCAGTGGGAGCGCCTGTCGCCGGCCAAGAACGCCAAGCGCATCCTGGGGGTGCAGGCCGTGGCCGAGCTCGCCAAGTCCGTCCTCAAGCTCGGGATCGTGGGTCTGGTGGGGTGGCGCACGTTGCGGGGCAGCACCGAGGACATCTTCGCCCTGGCGCAGCAGTCCCCACTGGGGTTGCTCGCCGTGATCCGCGAGTACGTGCCGCGTCTGCTGCTGTCCACCGGTCTGGTGTTCCTGCTGCTCGCGCTGGCCGACTACGGCTTCCAGGTGTGGCAGCACGAGAAGCAGCTGCGCATGAGCCGCGAGGAGATCCGACGCGAGCGCAAGGAAGCCGAAGGCGATCCGATGGTCAAGACGCGCATGCGTGCGATGGCGCGCGCGATGACGCGCAACCGCATGATCGCCAAGGCGTCCGAAGCCGACGTGGTGGTGACCAACCCGACGCACATCGCCGTTGCGCTCAAGTACGACCCCGAGGTGGCCCCGGCGCCCATCGTGCTGGCCATGGGACAGCGCAAGGTGGCGCAGCGCATCAAGCAGATCGCGCTCGACGCCGGCGTGCCGGTGGTGGAGAACAAGCCGCTGGCGCGCGGACTCTTCGCGAGCGCCAAGGTCGGCTCGGTCATTCCCGCCGAGCTCTACGTGGCGGTGGCCGAAGTGCTGGCCTTCATCTTCCACCAGCGGCAGCGCGCGCGCTCGGAGCAGTACCGTCGTAGCACGCGGAGGCCAGAGGCATGA
- a CDS encoding flagellar basal body-associated FliL family protein produces the protein MSDDAQPKEEGQEAEAPPKKGKALPLLLMLVGLGAGGAAGVLVVGPALAAPGGGDPEESAEGGSSGDHGGEGAEGEASEGAAALYQLPNVIVNPAGSPSRFLLVDLALKLSTEAASEELTAREAEARDRLLQIFGRRSVDQLSDIALRDSLKAEVADALSELLESGDVVSLFMPRFVIQ, from the coding sequence GTGTCGGACGACGCACAGCCGAAGGAAGAGGGACAGGAAGCGGAGGCCCCGCCCAAGAAGGGCAAGGCGCTCCCCCTCCTGCTCATGCTGGTGGGTCTGGGCGCTGGAGGCGCCGCCGGCGTCCTCGTGGTGGGCCCGGCCCTGGCCGCGCCCGGCGGCGGCGACCCCGAGGAGTCCGCCGAAGGCGGATCCTCCGGGGACCACGGCGGGGAGGGCGCCGAGGGCGAAGCGTCCGAGGGCGCTGCCGCGCTCTACCAGCTCCCCAACGTCATCGTGAACCCGGCCGGGAGCCCCTCCCGGTTCCTGCTGGTGGACCTGGCCCTCAAGCTCTCCACCGAGGCGGCCTCCGAGGAGCTCACCGCCCGGGAGGCCGAGGCGCGCGATCGTCTGCTCCAGATCTTCGGGCGTCGCTCCGTGGACCAGCTCTCCGACATCGCGCTGCGCGACAGCCTGAAGGCCGAGGTGGCCGACGCGCTTTCCGAGCTTCTGGAGTCGGGCGACGTGGTGAGCCTCTTCATGCCCCGGTTCGTGATCCAATGA
- the fliP gene encoding flagellar type III secretion system pore protein FliP (The bacterial flagellar biogenesis protein FliP forms a type III secretion system (T3SS)-type pore required for flagellar assembly.): protein MTFLILTAGALALCGLALVLARVLAGARRRFGPRGYHGRVQVLERVAVGPRQGVAVVRIDTRQFAVAVGEGGVRMLTELDPEGAIPALDDEEWPDDLPPRRRGWPLRVLMLGVVIGLLLVHAPVSAQETATGGLGTLLELASSPLGAAAGDESLRLEGPVGVAVFLGLMAVLPTLVLLMTSFTRTLIVLHFLRQALGTQSAPPGQLLAALALLLTAFVMAPTFDVVNRDAVSPWMEGEIEQVEMLDRAQVPLREFMLAQTREADLGRFIDLSASDAPETPEDLSLPVLVSAFVTSELRTAFQIGFVLYLPFVVIDLVVASILMSMGMFMLPPVMVSLPIKLLLFVLVDGWGLVIEGLVRSFAA, encoded by the coding sequence GTGACCTTCCTGATCCTCACCGCGGGCGCCCTGGCGCTCTGTGGTCTCGCCCTGGTGCTCGCGCGGGTGCTGGCCGGCGCGCGGCGCCGCTTCGGCCCCCGTGGCTATCACGGGCGGGTGCAGGTGCTGGAGCGCGTCGCCGTGGGGCCGCGGCAGGGCGTGGCGGTGGTGCGCATCGACACGCGGCAGTTCGCCGTGGCGGTGGGCGAGGGCGGCGTGCGCATGCTGACGGAGCTCGATCCCGAGGGCGCGATCCCCGCGCTGGACGACGAGGAGTGGCCGGACGACCTGCCGCCCCGCCGTCGGGGCTGGCCCTTGCGCGTGTTGATGCTGGGCGTGGTGATCGGTCTGCTCCTGGTCCACGCGCCCGTCTCGGCGCAGGAGACGGCGACGGGCGGGCTGGGCACCCTGCTGGAGCTGGCCAGCTCGCCGCTGGGCGCAGCCGCGGGCGACGAGTCGCTCCGCCTGGAAGGGCCGGTGGGCGTCGCGGTCTTCCTGGGGCTCATGGCGGTGCTGCCCACGCTGGTGCTGCTCATGACCAGCTTCACCCGCACGCTGATCGTGCTGCACTTCCTGCGACAGGCGTTGGGCACCCAGAGCGCGCCTCCCGGCCAGCTCCTGGCCGCCCTGGCGCTGTTGCTCACCGCGTTCGTGATGGCGCCCACGTTCGACGTCGTCAACCGCGACGCGGTCTCGCCCTGGATGGAGGGCGAGATCGAGCAGGTGGAGATGCTCGACCGGGCCCAGGTGCCGCTGCGCGAGTTCATGCTGGCGCAGACGCGCGAGGCCGACCTCGGTCGCTTCATCGACCTCTCCGCTTCCGACGCGCCCGAGACGCCCGAGGACCTGTCGTTGCCCGTCCTCGTCTCCGCGTTCGTCACGAGCGAGCTGCGCACCGCCTTCCAGATCGGGTTCGTGCTCTACCTGCCCTTCGTCGTCATCGACCTCGTCGTGGCCTCCATCCTCATGAGCATGGGCATGTTCATGCTGCCGCCGGTGATGGTGTCGCTGCCCATCAAGCTGTTGCTGTTCGTGCTGGTCGACGGATGGGGTCTGGTGATCGAAGGCCTGGTCCGGAGCTTCGCGGCATGA
- a CDS encoding AAA family ATPase, with protein MSGQMASLRTFLNQRGPTDAASDASRVIVVAGGKGGVGTSTVASLLAVGLARRGERVLLVDGSQGWLHMLFGLADVRGLAAVRAGTAAPADLVVQIRDGLDLLPAGPGDEALLLDAGPMERRALARKLGALYPRYDVVLIDAGSRLASVIEACALGADRLVAVTTAERLAVASAYALLKALRGRYPDLRRQLVVSREDPDRARPVVACLEDAAARFDTGAIEHLGTVPVDARLVVGLEGTRPIQHTAPEAPAARAAMEMAASIQHELHTRAAAADGDRVVSST; from the coding sequence ATGAGCGGGCAGATGGCGTCCCTGCGCACGTTCCTGAACCAGCGCGGTCCCACCGACGCCGCCTCCGACGCGAGCCGCGTGATCGTGGTCGCGGGGGGCAAGGGCGGGGTGGGCACCTCCACGGTGGCCTCGCTCCTGGCGGTGGGTCTGGCGCGTCGCGGCGAGCGAGTGCTCCTCGTGGACGGCTCCCAGGGCTGGTTGCACATGCTGTTCGGGCTCGCCGACGTGCGCGGCCTCGCCGCCGTCCGGGCCGGCACCGCCGCTCCGGCGGACCTGGTCGTGCAGATCCGCGACGGCCTGGATCTGCTCCCGGCGGGGCCGGGCGACGAAGCGCTCCTGCTCGATGCCGGGCCGATGGAGCGACGTGCGCTCGCGCGCAAGCTGGGCGCGCTCTATCCCCGCTACGACGTCGTGTTGATCGATGCGGGCAGCCGCCTGGCCTCCGTGATCGAGGCCTGCGCGCTCGGAGCGGATCGCCTGGTGGCGGTCACGACCGCCGAGCGCCTCGCCGTCGCCTCCGCGTACGCGCTCCTCAAGGCGTTGCGGGGCCGCTATCCGGACCTGCGTCGGCAGCTCGTGGTCAGCCGCGAGGATCCCGACCGCGCCCGCCCCGTGGTGGCCTGCCTCGAGGACGCGGCCGCCCGTTTCGACACCGGGGCCATCGAGCACCTCGGGACCGTGCCGGTCGACGCCCGCCTGGTCGTGGGTCTGGAAGGCACGCGACCGATCCAGCACACCGCACCGGAGGCTCCCGCCGCCCGCGCGGCGATGGAGATGGCCGCCTCCATCCAACATGAACTCCACACCCGCGCCGCAGCAGCCGACGGCGATCGGGTCGTCTCCAGCACGTGA